The Paenibacillus sp. FSL R7-0204 genome includes a region encoding these proteins:
- a CDS encoding helix-turn-helix domain-containing protein, whose translation MKALIVDDEARVRKAVRLLVDWEAHQIEEILEAGNGNEAIGLIRQEKPALVIMDMMMESGSGLELMTWVDEFAGSTKFIVVSGHNDFDFVRQTVRHGGIDYILKPIEPDMINSAVSKAVTAWRAEEAERSLRQHQSLRLNEIKPIFGEKLLSALIDDRVNAEASLRRLIHDGILPPDIKISRLLLVQTDSGNNPLLRRFGGDSELLYYAIVNICNEFLQQQGTGIAFRYWGGPPEIAILLWEPHESVTSLISRMNQGIFLTLQFRMHFGISTPGAFPAHLPAGRAEAAEALLRRNLLRHEDYCHFAGAGALPSGGADVGAVTGGKQRDKRESAIQLSFTDVQEDWRMAVISGTPEALTAAAQHWTQELSRRGAVTPQMLNDWKSDALLFRSRLVREALGSQAANVLAELEHGDLQNPSPQPSGYSFSLFAWRDWSLAFMQQLSRALADRQQKERNPMTEIVKYIEQNYPSDLSLQEVAGKFQVSREYVSRRFKQEYGINFSDYIVSVRIEKAKLLMQNPGLKLAQISEMVGFHDVKYFSKVFKKHTGHSPKDYRDQAEH comes from the coding sequence ATGAAGGCACTGATTGTAGATGACGAAGCAAGAGTCCGGAAGGCCGTCCGCCTGCTGGTAGACTGGGAGGCCCATCAGATTGAGGAGATTCTGGAGGCCGGTAACGGCAATGAGGCCATCGGTCTAATCCGCCAGGAGAAGCCAGCGCTGGTCATTATGGATATGATGATGGAGTCCGGGAGCGGCCTGGAGCTGATGACCTGGGTGGATGAATTCGCAGGCAGCACCAAGTTCATTGTGGTCAGCGGGCATAATGACTTCGACTTCGTCCGCCAGACCGTCCGCCATGGCGGCATCGATTATATCCTGAAGCCGATTGAGCCGGATATGATTAACAGCGCGGTATCCAAGGCGGTAACCGCCTGGCGGGCCGAGGAGGCGGAACGCAGCCTCCGCCAGCACCAGAGCCTCCGGCTGAATGAGATCAAGCCGATCTTCGGGGAGAAGCTGCTGTCCGCGTTGATCGATGACAGGGTGAATGCCGAGGCCTCGCTGCGCCGCCTGATCCATGACGGCATCCTTCCGCCGGACATTAAGATTTCGCGCCTGCTCCTTGTGCAGACGGACAGCGGCAACAATCCGCTGCTGCGGCGCTTCGGCGGCGACAGCGAGCTGCTCTACTACGCCATCGTGAACATCTGCAATGAATTTCTGCAGCAGCAGGGCACGGGCATCGCATTCCGCTATTGGGGAGGGCCGCCGGAGATTGCCATCCTGCTCTGGGAGCCGCATGAATCCGTCACTTCGCTGATCAGCCGGATGAATCAGGGCATCTTCCTGACGCTGCAATTCCGCATGCATTTCGGAATCAGCACGCCGGGCGCCTTCCCCGCGCATCTGCCGGCTGGACGCGCCGAAGCCGCCGAAGCGCTGCTGCGGCGGAATCTGCTTAGGCATGAGGATTACTGCCATTTTGCGGGGGCGGGGGCGTTGCCCAGCGGGGGGGCTGATGTGGGTGCGGTGACGGGCGGGAAGCAGCGGGATAAGCGGGAGAGTGCGATTCAGCTGAGCTTCACCGATGTCCAGGAAGACTGGCGGATGGCAGTCATCAGCGGGACGCCCGAAGCTCTGACCGCAGCGGCGCAGCACTGGACTCAGGAGCTGAGCCGCCGAGGCGCTGTTACCCCGCAGATGCTGAACGACTGGAAGTCCGATGCGCTGCTGTTTCGCTCCCGTCTGGTCCGGGAAGCGCTTGGCAGCCAGGCGGCTAACGTGCTGGCTGAGCTTGAGCATGGGGACCTGCAGAACCCCTCTCCGCAGCCCAGCGGCTATTCCTTCTCCCTGTTCGCCTGGCGCGACTGGTCTCTGGCATTCATGCAGCAGTTATCCCGGGCGCTCGCGGACAGACAGCAGAAAGAACGGAACCCGATGACGGAGATCGTAAAGTACATCGAGCAGAACTACCCGTCTGACCTCTCCCTTCAGGAGGTGGCGGGCAAATTCCAGGTCAGCCGCGAGTATGTCTCACGCCGGTTCAAGCAGGAATACGGCATCAACTTCTCCGACTACATCGTCAGTGTCCGCATCGAGAAGGCCAAGCTGCTGATGCAGAATCCGGGCCTCAAGCTGGCCCAGATCTCAGAAATGGTCGGCTTCCACGACGTCAAATACTTCAGTAAGGTCTTCAAAAAGCACACCGGCCATTCGCCCAAGGACTACCGGGATCAGGCGGAGCATTAG
- a CDS encoding SGNH/GDSL hydrolase family protein: MNNIENSLGGVLSQPEFTSATALSTAANYIMNAPEPFTHTYRTYIRLRENGSLTLKFWHSNAVDSTWDLGADAVASEPGGEWSIEAAYVADGGAAPDGSIVPGSQVPVTFGGGRTRCVEPGGQFWSDEALLELPEGHMLAFTWTLKTADAGKSFPYNVEGMLVSGYDAPGNLAAQESADAFRESDKLQVLPSFLGYKKGVTKKLVFLGDSITQGVRTAKDQYTYWAARIAEGLGTQFGLWNVGSGWGRAYDVATDGPWLHKAQQGDEVLIVLGVNDLDIGQRPADELLGDLAHIISRIKEAQPEAAVILSTVPPFNFEGGREIHWRKVNDCIRTCPPAGVDRVFDMAAVLSVAAPADHRIKPEYMSDEFDPHPNGAAGKAVAEAFLAWYRG; encoded by the coding sequence ATGAACAATATTGAGAACAGTCTAGGCGGAGTACTGAGCCAGCCGGAGTTCACCTCGGCCACCGCGCTGTCTACAGCCGCCAATTATATTATGAACGCGCCGGAGCCGTTCACTCATACGTACCGCACCTATATCCGGCTGCGGGAGAACGGGAGCCTGACGCTGAAGTTCTGGCATAGCAATGCGGTGGATTCGACCTGGGATCTGGGCGCGGATGCCGTAGCCAGTGAACCGGGCGGCGAATGGAGCATCGAAGCGGCATATGTCGCCGATGGCGGAGCCGCGCCGGACGGCAGCATTGTGCCGGGATCGCAGGTACCGGTTACCTTCGGCGGTGGACGGACGCGGTGTGTGGAGCCGGGCGGGCAGTTCTGGAGCGACGAAGCGCTTCTGGAGCTGCCGGAGGGGCATATGCTGGCCTTCACCTGGACCTTGAAGACGGCTGACGCAGGCAAGTCCTTCCCCTACAATGTAGAGGGAATGCTGGTATCCGGCTATGATGCGCCGGGTAATCTGGCCGCTCAGGAGTCTGCGGATGCGTTCAGAGAATCGGACAAGCTACAGGTCCTCCCAAGCTTCCTGGGCTACAAGAAGGGCGTAACAAAGAAGCTGGTATTCCTGGGTGATTCCATCACGCAGGGCGTACGGACGGCCAAGGATCAATACACATACTGGGCGGCAAGAATTGCAGAGGGGCTGGGCACACAGTTCGGACTGTGGAACGTCGGCTCCGGCTGGGGCCGGGCTTACGATGTAGCCACGGACGGACCTTGGCTGCATAAGGCGCAGCAGGGTGATGAAGTGCTGATCGTGCTGGGCGTGAATGATCTGGATATCGGCCAGCGCCCGGCAGATGAATTATTAGGGGACTTAGCACACATTATCTCCCGGATCAAGGAAGCACAGCCGGAGGCAGCGGTAATTCTCAGTACGGTGCCACCTTTCAATTTCGAGGGGGGGCGGGAAATCCATTGGCGGAAAGTGAATGATTGCATCCGTACATGTCCACCGGCCGGAGTGGACCGCGTATTCGACATGGCCGCCGTGCTCTCTGTTGCGGCTCCCGCTGACCATAGAATTAAGCCGGAATACATGAGCGACGAGTTCGACCCGCATCCAAACGGTGCGGCGGGCAAGGCGGTGGCGGAGGCTTTTCTGGCGTGGTACAGAGGTTAG